From a single Glycine soja cultivar W05 chromosome 19, ASM419377v2, whole genome shotgun sequence genomic region:
- the LOC114398033 gene encoding ubiquitin-conjugating enzyme E2 22-like isoform X1, giving the protein MATNENLPPNVIKQLAKELKNIDESPPEGIKVVVNDDDFSIIYADIEGPAGTPYDNGVFRMKLLLSRDFPHSPPKGFFLTKIFHPNIATNGEICVNTLKKDWNPNLGLRHVLIVVRCLLIEPFPESALNEQAGKLLLENYEEYARHARLYTGIHAKPKSKFKTGAISESTTALNVDQSNTSVLNAEVKTAPSGATLPLQSPLAPSTNNTTRGNKQEQAVVGAEPAVNSSCATSMVHAAAPMKAGGVAKAQADKKKIDARKRSLKRL; this is encoded by the exons ATG GCAACTAATGAAAATCTTCCACCAAATGTAATAAAGCAACTAGCcaaggaattaaaaaatattgatgaatcACCTCCTGAGGGGATTAAAGTTGTGGTAAATGATGAtgatttttcaataatatatgCTGACATTGAAGGCCCAG CTGGAACTCCTTATGATAATGGAGTTTTCCGCATGAAGTTGTTATTGTCTCGTGATTTCCCTCACTCTCCTCCTAAAG GGTTTTTCCTTACAAAGATTTTCCATCCAAATATTGCAACCAATGGAGAGATTTGTGTCAACACACTTAAAAAGGATTGGAACCCTAACCTTGGGTTGCGTCATGTTCTCATT GTTGTTAGGTGTCTACTAATTGAGCCATTTCCAGAATCAGCTCTAAATGAACAGGCTGGGAAACTGCTGCTTGAAAATTATGAGGAGTATGCCAGACATGCCAG ACTTTACACAGGAATCCATGCAAAACCAAAGTCCAAATTCAAAACTGGAGCTATATCTGAATCTACAACTGCTCTGAATGTTGATCAGAGTAACACCTCAGTTCTTAATGCTGAAGTCAAAACTGCACCATCGGGTGCGACATTGCCATTGCAATCACCATTGGCCCCCTCAACTAACAACACAACAAGAGGAAACAAGCAGGAACAGGCTGTGGTTGGAGCTGAGCCAGCTGTTAACAGTTCTTGTGCCACATCCATGGTTCATGCTGCTGCACCAATGAAGGCAGGTGGAGTAGCAAAAGCTCAGGCTGACAAGAAGAAGATTGATGCCCGGAAAAGAAGTTTGAAAAGATTGTAA
- the LOC114398033 gene encoding ubiquitin-conjugating enzyme E2 22-like isoform X2 has product MKLLLSRDFPHSPPKGFFLTKIFHPNIATNGEICVNTLKKDWNPNLGLRHVLIVVRCLLIEPFPESALNEQAGKLLLENYEEYARHARLYTGIHAKPKSKFKTGAISESTTALNVDQSNTSVLNAEVKTAPSGATLPLQSPLAPSTNNTTRGNKQEQAVVGAEPAVNSSCATSMVHAAAPMKAGGVAKAQADKKKIDARKRSLKRL; this is encoded by the exons ATGAAGTTGTTATTGTCTCGTGATTTCCCTCACTCTCCTCCTAAAG GGTTTTTCCTTACAAAGATTTTCCATCCAAATATTGCAACCAATGGAGAGATTTGTGTCAACACACTTAAAAAGGATTGGAACCCTAACCTTGGGTTGCGTCATGTTCTCATT GTTGTTAGGTGTCTACTAATTGAGCCATTTCCAGAATCAGCTCTAAATGAACAGGCTGGGAAACTGCTGCTTGAAAATTATGAGGAGTATGCCAGACATGCCAG ACTTTACACAGGAATCCATGCAAAACCAAAGTCCAAATTCAAAACTGGAGCTATATCTGAATCTACAACTGCTCTGAATGTTGATCAGAGTAACACCTCAGTTCTTAATGCTGAAGTCAAAACTGCACCATCGGGTGCGACATTGCCATTGCAATCACCATTGGCCCCCTCAACTAACAACACAACAAGAGGAAACAAGCAGGAACAGGCTGTGGTTGGAGCTGAGCCAGCTGTTAACAGTTCTTGTGCCACATCCATGGTTCATGCTGCTGCACCAATGAAGGCAGGTGGAGTAGCAAAAGCTCAGGCTGACAAGAAGAAGATTGATGCCCGGAAAAGAAGTTTGAAAAGATTGTAA